The nucleotide window GATAATGCCAAATACATCATTGGACGAACTACCACCTGACCATTCTCAACTACTGCCCGCTCTTTGGTTGCATGCATACCAAGAATTGCTGACTGTGGCGGATTAATAATTGGTGTACTCATCATTGAACCAAAAGTTCCACCATTAGTAACCGAGAAAGTACCACCAGTCAATTCTTCAATATCAAGTTTACCATCTTTAGCACGCTTACCGAAATCAGCAATCTGCTTCTCGATATCGGCAATTGACATATTTTCAGCATTACGCAAAATTGGCACAACTAACCCACGTGGTGAACCAACTGCAATCCCAATATCAAAATAACCATGATAAACAATATCTTCACCATCAACCGAAGCATTTACAATTGGATACTGCTTCATTGCTGCAATCGCAGCTTTAACAAAGAATGACATGAACCCTAATTTTACGCCATGCTTTTTCTCGAAATGATCTTTATATTTGGCACGCAAATCCATAACTGGCTTCATATTAACTTCGTTGAATGTTGTTAATATAGCATTGGTATGCTGGCTTTCAAGTAATCTTTCGGCAACACGTTTGCGTAGGCGACTCATCGGTACACGTTCTTCAATTCGTGAACCTTTACCACTCATAGCACCTAAAACATCTTCTTTAAGTACACGACCACCACGACCACTACCAGCAACGTTCTTTAGATCAACTCCATTATCAGCAGCAACTTTTGCTGCAGCAGGCATTGCAGCTACTTTTTCTGTTGAGCTAGCAACATTTGCAGCAGCTTGCTGAGTAGGAGCTTGTGCCACTGGCTCTGCAGCTTTAGCAGCTGGAGCTGCGGCTTCTGGTTTAACTGAAGTATCAAGATAAGCAATTAATTGACCACTAGTAACTGTATCACCTGGCTTACCAACTATCTCAACTAGTGCACCATCTTCAGGCGCAGGCAATTCTAAGACTACTTTATCAGTCTCCAAATCAATCAAATTTTCTTCGCGCTTGATAAACTCACCAACTTTTTTATGCCAGTTAAGTAATACCGCTTCACTAACCGATTCTGGCAGCTGAGGAACTTTAATTTCAATTTTCATAAATTATTTCCTAAATAAAAATTAATCATTTTGAACTTGACTTGGTTTATACATAATAGCTGAAATCAGGAATATTAGCTGTGCTATTCCCTGAATTAAGAACCCAACCAAAATAGGCATAGTAAAAACAGCTATTCTAAGAGTTACTAATGTTATCTTGAATGATTTATTTCCAGTAACTGCAACGGTTTCTTCCATTTGTTTCATTAGTTTATAAGTACACCAAGTAGCACCTAAACCAACTGCATAGGCAACTACCGACATGGTTAAAGATACTGAAATTTTATCTTGATATAAATAACCAATAACAGCAAAAAATACTGCAACAATACTTAAAACAGTAATGCCAATAAATGATTTCCATGCCCCCTTGATTAAACCAAGCACCTCAAGCTCACGATAGGTAAGGACACCAACTATAAAACCAACAAGGCTAAATACATGTCCAATTTTTGGCAAATATCCAAGTATATTGAAAATCAGGGCGACTAGTGCCAGTTTATTTAATTTACTCATGCAGTTTTTTGAATTCCTTTAAATGTAATACAACCAATTAGAAAAATAGGTTGCGCAAGAATCAGTAGCATAAAACCAATTAAAACAGGCACTGTATAAGCACCAAATTTGGTAAGAATGCCACTTATCTTAAACCATGCATTATCACACTTTTCGGCTACTATCAGCAAGCTTTTAGCAATAAAATAGTTAAGTATTGCAACAAATAATAGTAGCGCAAGAATTACTATTGCTACTAAAAACATAACCCCATGACTTTTATCTGTGTACTGGCTAACACCGAAATAAACCATTAACCCAGTTGGAACACCCGCAATCAGATATTGCGAAATACTAAAATTAAATAAACTAGTACCATAACCCATATCATCGATCCGTTTATACAGCATAGTTGTAATAATCAAACTGATAATCGAGATTATGATGCCAATCCCGAATGAGGAGGTGACACTACCCAGTATTAGGGTAATTAGTGCCATCCAACCCAATCGGTTAATACTAGAAACAGTCATGCCTTATTTTTTACCAAATGCAGTAGCTAAAAGATCCTGCAGTTGCTCATTATGCATGTGCGTAGAACCACAAGCTGGAGCTGCAGCTCTTGGTCTAGTAGCAGAAACAAATCTTCCTTTACCATCCAGACAATTATCCAGATCTTCACGAATCTGTAACCATGCCCCCTGATTATATGGTTCTTCCTGTGCCCACATAAATACTTTAGCTTTAGTATATTTAGCTAATTCAGCCTTGATAAACTCGGTCGGGAATGGATATAATTGTTCAACACGAATTATTGCCACTTTATCTTCAAGCTTATAATCAGCCCTAGCTTTTACCAAATCGTAATAAACCGGACCACCACATAAAATTACTCGTTCAGCAGTTTTTTTAGCAACTTCATCACCAATCACAAATTTGAAACTACCTTCAGTCAGCTCATCTACATGAGATAATGCATCTTTAAAGCGTAGTAGCTTTTTCGACATAAAAACAACTAGCGGTTTAACGTAGTTACCTTTAACCTGACGACGCAACAAATGGAACATTTGTGCCGAATTTGAAGGCATTACAACTTGAATATTATTTTCGGCAGCTAATTGCAAGAAACGTTCAAGTCTTGCTGATGAATGCTCTGGTCCCTGTCCTTCGTAACCATGTGGCAACATAAGTACCAAGCGGCTAAGATTACCCCATTTAGCTTCACCTGAAACAATAAACTGATCTATCATTACCTGCGCGCCATTGGCAAAATCGCCAAATTGAGCTTCCCAAAGTACTAAGCTTGGAACAGCCTCAAGACTATAACCATATTCAAAACCAAGAACACCTTCTTCATTAAGGATAGAGTCATAGATCTCAAAATAACTATTGTTTTTCGCATTATTAAGCGGGTAATAAATCCCCTCACTCAAACGTTTACGATTCATATCATGCCAAGCGGCATGGCGGTGGGTAAACGTTCCACGACAAATATCTTCACCAGTCAAGCGAATGCTGATACCTTCATCAAGCAATGCGGCATAGGCAAGAGTTTCTGCCATTCCATAATCAACTGGCTGATTACCGGCTGCCATTGCAATCCGAGTATCTACAAGTTTGTTAACCGTTGGATGAAGTTTGAAATCACCATCTGGTTTACGAGTTACTTTCTCGGCTAATTCAGCTAATTTTTTCTTACTAACTTTGGTTTTAACTTCATCAGTCCACTTAGCTTTTAACATTGCTTTAACATCAATAAAATAACGTGGTAACGGCTTCATTTTATCTTTAGCAACATGCTCGCCTTTGGCAAAACTACTACGATAATTATCAACCAATTCCTTTTCATCAGCTTCAGTAATAACACCTTCCGCAATTAACTGCTTGGCATATAGCGAACGAGTTCCCGGATGTTGTTTTACTTTGACATACATTAATGGCTGAGTTAATGTTGGATCATCTGATTCATTGTGCCCATGACGACGGAAACAAACCAAATCAATCATGATATCACGTGCATATTTGTGTCTAAAATCAATAGCAAAATCAGCAGCAAAAGCTACCGCACGTAAGTCATCCGCATTGACATGAATCACTGGTGATTCAACCATTTTGCCAATATCGGTACAATAGCGCGATGAACGATTATCATTGCGGCGTGAGGTAGTAAAACCAACCTGATTATTAACTACAATATGAATTAGACCAAGCCCACCATAAGCACGAGTTTCAGACATATTGTAAACCGCCTGATTAGTTCCTAGCCCAATCAGCGCAGAGTCCCCGTGTATCAAAACACCCATAACTTGATTTTTATTATCATGTAATCGATCTTGTTTGGCACGAACAATACCCTGCACTACCGGATTTACCACTTCCAAATGCGATGGATTATAAGCTAGAGAAGTATTTACTTTTTTACCATTTACGGTAGTATATTCACAGGCATAACCTTTGTGATATTTAACATCACCACTAGTGACAAAGTCATAATGAGGGTAATTACCATCAAATTCATCAATCAATTTCTGTGGCGCTTTACCTGCAATATTTACTAGCGTGTTTAGGCGACCACGATGTGCCATCCCAAGACATACATCATTAACGCCATTATCTGCAGCTTTAGTTATGACTCTATCCAACAGTGGAATTAAAGAATCCCCACCTTCCAGGGAGAAACGCTTTTGCCCAACATATTTGGTATGTAAAAATCTCTCTAAACCATCAGCCTCAGTAAGTTTTTGAAGGATTTGTTTTTTCTCAGCATTATCCAGTTTAAATTTAGGATAGTTTTCTTCGATATAATTGCGAATCCACTCCTGCTCGGCTAATTCACTAATATAAGTAAATTCAAAGGCTGCAGAACCACAATAGATAGATTCATATTGAGCAATAATATCTTTTAATTTAGCTTTTTTTGCACGTCTAAGATCATAATCATTAAAAAATTCATTCTCAAGTTCATTGGCTAAACCATAAGTTTTATAATCTAACTCAGCCGGGCGCTCAATAATTTCACGCTCTAATGGATCAAGTTTGGCAAATTTATGCCCAAATGTCCGATAAGAAGCAATTAATCCGTAAACAGCAGTTTGTGCACTACTCATTACCTCACTACCACCAGCAAGAGCCAGTGGGTTACTAGTTAAAATCGTAAACTTCTCTTTTATATCATTATGATTAACATCACGGGTAGAACCATCTTGAATTGAATCAAAATAACTTCGCCATTTACTATCGATATTTTCAGGGTTTTCAAGATAAAGCTCGTATAGCTCTTCTATAAAATCACCATTTGAACCAAAAAGATAAGAGGATTTCCACTGATCGCGCATGTTTTGCATTTTTTCACCCGTAAGTTAAATTGCATTAGTCAAAATATTATTATCAAAAGATAGAAGAATTAATTTTATACCAATTTCATCATTCGCAACATTAAAATCTGCAAATATATCCTGAAATTTATACTCTGAAACTAAAAAATATCAGTAATTATAAACCATAATTGGTTACGCAATTATTACCCGCAGCATTACACCAATCTTGTGGACTTGCTGAGGTTATAATACTTTCTATCCAGCTATAGTAGCTTCCAACATTGGTTGCCGCATTTGGCAAATAATTATAATAAGTCCCACAAGCATCATCTGGACCATACGTATGCTCGGATAGTAATATCCACTTTTGCCCAGTCCAGAATAAATCCCCACCACCAGAATCACCACCACATATCAGTGCGGCATAGCCATTGCTAGCGCTATTGAAGAAGCTATTGTATAAATAATGATACCCATTAGTATCAGTCTTATCATAAAAATAATTCGCTACATAAAACATTGTACCACGAGGTAAATCGCTATCTGGGCTTGCAGGTGTCTGGGTATTCAAACCATAGCCAACTGAAAGTATTGGAGCCATACTAAGCTCTTGTGGATATTCACTCTCTGGCACTACTGTAGGATATGATTCAGGATTGGCATATTTACCAGGAATCTGGATTATTGCCAGATCATTACCCTGTCCACCAGCTACACCATCTCCAGCCGTAAAATTAGGACAGCCACCAGGTTTATCAAAAGTAGCACCATAACAGTAATTTTTCATCAGATACACGGCAGTAGTAGGAAAGGACTCATACCACCCAGTATCTTGACTTACACCATTATAAACAGAAACTAGATTATTGGCTACCAAATCATTAGCTGTCAATGTGTCTGCCAGCGGTTTTGCGGGAATAAAACAATGTGCAGCCCCAACTAGAAAAGTAACGTTCTCTTTAGGATTGTAATAAATTGGAGTAGCTGAACAAATATATTTCCCCATTCTTACATACGCACTAAGGTTAGTTATATTTGTTTGAGTATTCCGTCCATAGGCAATTTTACTACTCATAGCCGCTGAAGAAGTAAATGTAGGAAAATATGCCTCCGGATAATCAGTAAATCCCGGTGGATTTCCCAGTTGGGAATAAGAAATACCGTTATAGCTACCTGAAGTTTGATATGGATATGGAGTCACAGAATTATTACCACCTCCGCCACTATTACAGGAAACAGTGGACAATGAAGCAATAAAAACAACTAGACCAATTAAATATTTTTTCATCTACCTGATTCAGAAAAAACAACAGGCAGAAATATATAATCTGCCTGTTGTATACGGATTAAACTATTTACGATCTGCCACAGCTACATAATCACGAGCAGCATAACCAGTATATAGCTGGCGTGGACGACCGATTTTAAGATCAGGATCTTCAATCATTTCCTGCCATTGAGCTAACCAACCAACTGTCCGTGCTAAGGCGAAGATAGCAGTAAACATTTCCGTTGGAATTCCTATTGCACGTTGAATAATACCTGAATAGAAATCAACATTTGGATAAAGTTTCTTCTCGATAAAATATGAATCTTCCAAAGCAATTTTCTCGAGTTTCATTGCCAATTTGAAGAGTGGATCATCATGTTTACCCAACACGTCTAGCACTTCATAACAAGTTTTACGCATAATGCTCGCACGTGGATCCATGTTTTTATAAACGCGATGACCAAAGCCCATCAAACGATATTTTTTATCTTTAACGCCTTGCATAAATACATCAACACGTGATTCATCACCAATTTCATTTAGCATTTTCAATACCGCTTCATTAGCACCACCATGCGCAGGACCCCATAAGCATGAAACCCCGGCAGCAATAGCCGCAAACGGATGTGTACCAGAACTACCAGCTAAACGCACGGTTGAAGTTGAAGCATTCTGTTCATGATCCGCATGTAACAACAAAATACGATCAAAAGCTTTAGCAATTACTGGATTTGGTACATATGGTTCACATGGCGTTGCAAACATCATATATAAGAAGTTTGACGAATAATCAAGGTCATTACGTGGATACATAAATGGTAAACCTTGACCATAGCGATAACACATCGCCACAATTGTTGGCATTTTAGCAATTAGACGAATAATCGCAATTTTACGGTGTTCTGCATTTTTGAAGTCAAAAGCTTCAGGATAAAATGCTGCCATGGCACTAACTGCACCAGCCAACATTGCCATTGGATGTGAGTCACGACGGAAGCCTTTGAAGAAGCTTAAAAACTGATCATGCACCATAGTATGATAACGAATGGCTGTTTCAAATTCCTCTTTTTGAGCTTTGGTTGGTAACTCACCATTTAGTAGCGCATAAGCACCTTCCAAATGCGAAGAGTGTTCAGCTAATTGCTCAATCGGGTAACCACGATAGAATAATTGTCCTTTATCACCATCAATATAAGTAATCTTTGATTCACAAGCTGCTGTCGCCAAAAAGGCCGGATCATAGCTCCAGAAACCTGACTTACCAAAGGCACCAAAATCAACTACATCCTGCCCCAAAGTAGCCTTATAAACTGGATATTCAGCGGTCTGTCCATTACCAAAGTCAACTTTAACCACGCGTTGATTCTGAGTCTCAACCTTATTTTCTTTAACGTCTGTCATAGTACTTTCCTTATAAAAATCAACCTGAGCTATTTCATCAATTAACATCTGGAAAAGAGGATCAGCCAACCGGACTTTCCCCTGAAAAAGCTGTAATAGATCACCATCTTCAAATTCAAGCAATTGTTGATAGTAACCCAATTGCACCTCATTCATTCGGGCAAACCTGCCTTCATTAATAAAGCGCTCAAAAAAAAGATCAAGTTCCAGAATTGACCGACGCGAACGCCACTTCATTTTTTCAATAGATATATAATCCATGACTTTCACAATAGCCTTAAAAAATATACAATCCCCAAATACTTATATATTCAAATTACGCAATACGGGCAACCATCATTTCCTTGATTTTGCCAATAGCCTTAGTTGGATTCAAGTGCTTAGGACACACATCGACGCAATTCATGATTGTATGACAACGGAATAGGCGATATGGATCATTTAAATCATTTAAACGTTCATTAGTTGCCTGATCACGGCTATCTGCCAAAAAGCGGTAAGCATGGAGTAACGCTGCAGGCCCCAGAAACTTATCAGGATTCCACCAAAAAGATGGACATGATGTTGAACAGCAGGCACAAAGGATACATTCAATAACACCATCAAGATCTTTGCGATCTTCTGGCGACTGCAACCGCTCACGCTCAGGCATTGGCCGTTCATCAATCACATACGGCTTGATTGAGTGATATTGGTGAAAAAATTGCGTCATATCAACAATCAAATCACGAACCACAGGTAAGCCCGGAATTGGGTTCAATACTACTGGCTCTTTCAAATCAGCAAGATCAGTCAGACATGCCAATCCATTCCGTCCATTAATGTTCACCGCATCGGAGCCACAAACCCCTTCACGACATGAGCGACGGAAAGAAACCGAATCATCCAGCTCTTCCTTAATTTTCACTAAAGCATTTAATAATTTTTTATCCTGATCGCCCAGTTCTACCTCATAGTCTTTATAATAAGGTTTTTTATCAACTTCTGGATTATAACGATAAATTGAAAATTTCATTTTTTTAGACATCATATTCTCCTAGTATACACGTTTTGCAGGTGGAATATAATCTACAGTCAATGGTTTGGTATGAACTTCTTTATATTCCAAACGATTACCATTACTATAGTACAGTGTATGTTTCATCCACTTTTCATCATTACGATCAGGATAATCTTCTCGCGCATGTGCTCCACGTGACTCTGTCCGTTCACGAGCAGCAACCATTGTTGCAACCGCAACTTCAATTGTATTCAAAAATTCAAGGGCTTCGACTCGTGCGGTATTGAATACTTTTGATTTATCACTAATACTGACATTTTGAGCACGCTTGTACACCTCAAGAATCCGCTCAACACCTTCATCTAAAACTTTTTGAGTTCTAAATACTGATGCATGCTGTTGCATACATACCTGCATATCATGGCGCACATCGGCAAGCTTATCACCAGTATTTGCTTCTAATTTAGCCAAGCGAGCCAATGTAAATTCTGCTGCATTTTCGGGCAATGGCTTAGGCTCTTCCAAAGTTTTTACAAAGTCAATCACACTATTACCTGCTGACTTCCCAAATACCACCAGATCAAGCAAAGAATTAGTCCCTAGACGGTTTGCACCATGAACCGAAGCACATGCACACTCACCCGCAGCGTAGAATCCTTTGACGATTTTCTCATCAACACCATCCATTACCTCACCTTTATAATTGGTAGGAATCCCACCCATCATATAATGGCAAGTCGGAACAACCGGAATTGGCTGTTTAACTGGGTCAATACCAAGGAATTGAATCGAAATCTCACGAATACCCGGCAAACGCTGATCAATAACCTCAGCACCCAAATGATCAAGCTTTAATAGTACATGATCTTTATTTTTACCACAACCGCGACCTTCATTTATTTCAACTTGCATGGCACGGGAAACAACATCACGTGAAGCAAGATCTTTGGCAGTCGGAGCATAACGTTCCATAAAGCGCTCACCATTGGCATTTAACAAATAGCCACCTTCTCCGCGTACACCTTCGGTAATTAATACACCAGCACCGGCTAAGCCTGTTGGATGGAATTGCCAAAATTCAATATCTTCAACTGGCAAACCAGCACGCAAAGCCATACCAACACCATCACCAGTATTGATGAATGCATTAGTTGATGCCTGATAAATACGCCCTGCTCCACCTGTAGCAAATAAAACCGCTTTGGCATGAATAATATAAACCTGTCCAGTTTCCATCTCAAGAGCTGTAACACCAACTACATCGCCATCTTTATCACGGATAAGGTCTAATGCCATCCATTCAACAAAGAAATGAGTTTGCAGTTTAACGTTACGTTGATATAAAGCATGTAACATCGCATGCCCAGTACGGTCAGCAACAGCGCAAGCACGACGAACTGGTTTTTTACCAAATTCGGCCATGTGCCCACCAAATGGTCGCTGATAAATCTTACCATTTTCTAAACGATCAAATGGCATACCATAATGCTCAAGCTCAGCAACGGCATCAGTTGCCTGTTTACACATAAATTCGATAGCATCTTGATCACCAAGCCAGTCGGCACCTTTAACCGTATCGTACATATGCCAATGCCAGTTATCTTCCTCTGAATTACCAAAAGAAGCAGAAATACCGCCTTGTGCCGCAGCCGTATGAGAGCGGGTTGGAAATACTTTTGACAATACTACTGTTTTAACCCCAGCTTCGGATAATTGTAATGCAGCACGTAAACCAGCACCACCACCACCAACTACTACGGCATCAAATTTTAATACAGGAACACTCATCAATTTATCCTTTTCTATGCCCACAAGATTTCTACCGAGTAGATAAGACTACCCAATAACCACAAGACTGTCAAAGTATGTAAAACCAGACGTAAGCCAAAAGATTTTGCATAATCCATCCATAAGTCGCGAATCCCGACCCAAGCGTGCAGAATCACAGCTAAAATAACGATTTGAGCAAATACTTTTACAAAAACAAAGCTAAAAAACTGTTGCCAGCTAATGAAGTTGGAGTCAATTACCTCATTTGCCAAAATAAGAAAAGCAAAAACCGCAATTATGCCAACCAGCATTATCACCGCAGTAATTCGCTGCTGCAACCAACTATTTATTCCATAACCAGCACTCAATACACGACGCTGCTTTACCATATTAACACTCCAAGAAATACAGTTAGCAATAAGCTTACAACCATAACCCAGCGCGCCGTTTTTTGCGCGGTTCCTTTTTCTATACCCTTATGCATATCCAAGAACAAGAACCTTACTCCAGCACACATATGATGCATTATTGCCCAGATTAAAACAATATAAACCACCTTCATAAAGGCACAGGTTGCTACATTGTAAGAACTGGAATAGAACTCGGCACTGGTTAGTGACTTGTGAAAAAGATATAAAACGAAGGGAATCGCGAGAAACATCAGGACACCTGATGCGCGGTGTAAAATTGAAACTTTAGCAGTAATCGACATCTTGGAGCCAAGTTTTGGCAAATCCAAGTACTTTGGTCTTTGTTGCTGTTCCATAGAGACCTCATAAAATATTAAAAAACAGCTGAATTTTACCACAGTCAGATATACCTTGACCAACAATAATTAATAGTTAAAATTTCTATCTAGCAGATGGAATATGAAAGCTGGTCATGGAATTAAAATTCCATATAAAAAAACAATAAAAAAAGCTACGGAAAACCGTAGCTTTTAAATGAGATACACAGCTTACTTAATAGTATTAGCAACTGCTCTACCTGTTTCCCAAGGAGTATGACTAAAGTTATAGGTACTATTGGTATAATTGGTATTATCCCAATCGGCAGCCCAATTCATGAATCCACCAGCAGATATACCATAAGTATTTTTCATAACCTGCCATGAACTTGAAATCAATGCAGGAGTCATAACATATGCCATATAACCACCAGCAGCACCCAATGTCGCCGGAATACCAATTACAAACTTGTTTGCAGGAATAATAGGCATAATATCACCAGTCATACCACGAGTATTCACTGCAAAACCTGATTCTGTAGTAGCAGCCCAAGTTAATGCCGCAACAAATTTATCCATACCAGAACCTGGTTTAACTTCATTTTCAGATGAACCACACACGCCATTTGCAGGTCCCTGATTATAAGTCTGTGGCCAGATATAGTTAATATTGTTTATACCTAAGCTATTAACTAGTTTTGCATAGAATGCATTATGATAACTATGACTACCCCACTGCCCACAGCCATAACCATAAGGGATAACATACACCCACTCAGGCGCCATAGTTAACCAGAAATCTTGACCTTTTCCGCGATAGTTATTTACTACCTGCATTACCGCTTTAGCCAGTAATACTGGATTTTCAGCAGTTGCACCACCTTCAAGATCAAGATCGATACCTTCAAAGCCATATTTATCAATAATCTTGTCTACTTGGGTTACAAATGTAGCCACATCTGCGTCAGTTTTCATAGTAAGATGGAATTTTTCACCACCAAGAGAAACTATAATCTTACGCCCTTGAGCTTTCACTTGTTTAACAAAGTTAATAATCTGATCATCGGTATAATACTTAACAGGATTAGTTGACCCTGGATCATATGTTGACAAAATATAATTACCATTACTATCAGTAATAATAAACGACGCTATAATTACATTATATGAAGAATCAATATTTGGCGCATCCACAGCAACAGATGGATAAGTTCCACCTACATCATAGGAAGTATTGCTACCCCACATTGCCCAATAGGTTGCATTGATTTTTTTAACCACAGGTGCTACTTGCTTCTGAAAAGCCGCAGATATTGTTTTATTCGAAGTCACTAAACCAGTATCAGTAATTGGATTCACAGCATAGCTACTACTACCGCTAGCTGTAATTGTAGTACCTAAATTTAGATTATTCTCAATTTTATATGTAACACTACCATTTGCTAAATTAGAATAGTTCACATAACTATATTTTCCAGCCCCGTCACTAAATGTAACACTAGCTTTATCACTACCTTCTAGTCCAGTTACAGCAAGAATAACACTACTTTGTGAGACATTAGACTTAACCATTGGAACACTAAATGGTTTCGTTGTATCTTTGACAATTGTCAAAGTAGGTTCACCACTTTCAACATAATATAAGCCCTGTAAAGGATCAGCAATCCCAGTTAATACTTTTACACGATAAGAAGTATTAGCATCGCTCACAGGTAAATCAGCAGTGGTTACAGAATCACCCTGTTTCATTGTAAAGGTTCCGCCGTTAACAGGATTATTATTTTGATCCAAAATTTGTACAGTCAAAGTCCCCGTATAATTAGCAACATAATTACCAAGGGAAATAGTAGCTTTACCAGTTGGTACAACTACCTTATCGTATTTAACGGTTACTGGCGAAGTATTACCAACAGTAACTGCTGCTGTAGCCGAAGGCTTATAGCTTACGGTTGTACTATTAATCACGCTACCTGCTACGGTATAGCTACCAGCAACAAGATTATTAACTTGCTGAGTATAAGTTCCACCCAATGCAGAAGAAGGAACACTAAAACTATTAACTACTGTACCATTTGAATTAAGAATACTCACAGTTACGCGACCACATGCCGAACCACTGCAACCAGCTTCGCTAGTATCAACTGTAATATTGATACTACCAGCTGGAGTAGGCGTTGGAGTTGGCGTGGGTGTCGGTGAAGATGCTAGCTTCCAAGCTTGTGACCAGTAGCTACCTGAACCAGGGGCATACGCCCATGCACCATCACTGCTATTACACCATGGTGCAACTGTTGTAGATAAACACTCATATAATTTACCATCAGTACCATAAACTAGAGTACCGCCAGTGTATGTTCCACGCTGCGATGGATATACCGGATAGTCACCACTTGGAGTTGGTGTTGGTGTTGGAACCGGTGTCGGTGTCGGCGTAGGAACCGGAGTAGGCGTTGGTGTAGGAGTCGGTGTTGCACCATTAACTGCAAATGAATTTTGGGCTAAATCAATATTAAAAGTGTTACCATTCAGGTTTAATCCGCCAGTAAATGATATCGTCTGGTTAGCTTTAATGATAGCATTACCATTATCGGCACTAATAGTACCTATTTGCTGATTACCATTTCCTGGGGTAAAAACTAGTTTATAGGCAGAACCATTTATCCACCAGTTATTAAGCGTTCCAACATTAACTTTGCCACCTTTGCTGTCTTGAGAGGTAAAGCTAATGGTATTTCCAGCTAAATCCAGATCTGAGTTACAGCTGTTGATAATATCTATGCTACCACCTAGATACCAAGTCGAGTTACCGGGGAAATTTAATTTCCCC belongs to Aquella oligotrophica and includes:
- the gltA gene encoding citrate synthase encodes the protein MDYISIEKMKWRSRRSILELDLFFERFINEGRFARMNEVQLGYYQQLLEFEDGDLLQLFQGKVRLADPLFQMLIDEIAQVDFYKESTMTDVKENKVETQNQRVVKVDFGNGQTAEYPVYKATLGQDVVDFGAFGKSGFWSYDPAFLATAACESKITYIDGDKGQLFYRGYPIEQLAEHSSHLEGAYALLNGELPTKAQKEEFETAIRYHTMVHDQFLSFFKGFRRDSHPMAMLAGAVSAMAAFYPEAFDFKNAEHRKIAIIRLIAKMPTIVAMCYRYGQGLPFMYPRNDLDYSSNFLYMMFATPCEPYVPNPVIAKAFDRILLLHADHEQNASTSTVRLAGSSGTHPFAAIAAGVSCLWGPAHGGANEAVLKMLNEIGDESRVDVFMQGVKDKKYRLMGFGHRVYKNMDPRASIMRKTCYEVLDVLGKHDDPLFKLAMKLEKIALEDSYFIEKKLYPNVDFYSGIIQRAIGIPTEMFTAIFALARTVGWLAQWQEMIEDPDLKIGRPRQLYTGYAARDYVAVADRK
- the sdhD gene encoding succinate dehydrogenase, hydrophobic membrane anchor protein; protein product: MVKQRRVLSAGYGINSWLQQRITAVIMLVGIIAVFAFLILANEVIDSNFISWQQFFSFVFVKVFAQIVILAVILHAWVGIRDLWMDYAKSFGLRLVLHTLTVLWLLGSLIYSVEILWA
- a CDS encoding succinate dehydrogenase iron-sulfur subunit — protein: MMSKKMKFSIYRYNPEVDKKPYYKDYEVELGDQDKKLLNALVKIKEELDDSVSFRRSCREGVCGSDAVNINGRNGLACLTDLADLKEPVVLNPIPGLPVVRDLIVDMTQFFHQYHSIKPYVIDERPMPERERLQSPEDRKDLDGVIECILCACCSTSCPSFWWNPDKFLGPAALLHAYRFLADSRDQATNERLNDLNDPYRLFRCHTIMNCVDVCPKHLNPTKAIGKIKEMMVARIA
- the sdhC gene encoding succinate dehydrogenase, cytochrome b556 subunit, with the translated sequence MEQQQRPKYLDLPKLGSKMSITAKVSILHRASGVLMFLAIPFVLYLFHKSLTSAEFYSSSYNVATCAFMKVVYIVLIWAIMHHMCAGVRFLFLDMHKGIEKGTAQKTARWVMVVSLLLTVFLGVLIW
- the sdhA gene encoding succinate dehydrogenase flavoprotein subunit, translated to MSVPVLKFDAVVVGGGGAGLRAALQLSEAGVKTVVLSKVFPTRSHTAAAQGGISASFGNSEEDNWHWHMYDTVKGADWLGDQDAIEFMCKQATDAVAELEHYGMPFDRLENGKIYQRPFGGHMAEFGKKPVRRACAVADRTGHAMLHALYQRNVKLQTHFFVEWMALDLIRDKDGDVVGVTALEMETGQVYIIHAKAVLFATGGAGRIYQASTNAFINTGDGVGMALRAGLPVEDIEFWQFHPTGLAGAGVLITEGVRGEGGYLLNANGERFMERYAPTAKDLASRDVVSRAMQVEINEGRGCGKNKDHVLLKLDHLGAEVIDQRLPGIREISIQFLGIDPVKQPIPVVPTCHYMMGGIPTNYKGEVMDGVDEKIVKGFYAAGECACASVHGANRLGTNSLLDLVVFGKSAGNSVIDFVKTLEEPKPLPENAAEFTLARLAKLEANTGDKLADVRHDMQVCMQQHASVFRTQKVLDEGVERILEVYKRAQNVSISDKSKVFNTARVEALEFLNTIEVAVATMVAARERTESRGAHAREDYPDRNDEKWMKHTLYYSNGNRLEYKEVHTKPLTVDYIPPAKRVY